A genomic segment from Polyangium mundeleinium encodes:
- a CDS encoding phosphocholine-specific phospholipase C, whose product MSKLSRRSFLQMSSLAAGGWVFPGCIEKAVEIPAHVKTRSIMDVEHVVILIQENRSFDHYFGTMRGVRGFGDRFTIPLAEEESVFRQRSGAEVILPYHLDSTAGNAQRVDGTPHSFVDGHEAWDHGRYGQWPAWKAPQSMGYYKRAELEFQFALAEAFTVCDAYFCGAHTSTNPNRLIAFTGTIDSLGQHGGPAIDNSHDFLGAIEAGYTWKTYAERLEEAGISWLVYQDYADNFSDNPLIGFQTFRQAFFEDQESPLFKKGISSRLSNQNLDGFREDVLAGRLPRVSWIVGPADYSEHPGPSSPVQGAWYVQQVLEALIENPEVFSKTVLFVTFDENDGFFDHVPPPCAPSRRDDGVLMGASTVDDTGERYDDTLTEPLGGHPHGPGVRVPMWVVSPWSRGGFVCSETFDHTSILRFLEARFGVKETNISPYRRAMCGDLLSAFDFVTPNDEDLPEWPSLTQEEADALRAEQEKLAQVTVPTGENGSLPQQETGTRPSRALPYEIDVRCVIDGDEAVLSFVNTGKAGAVFHVYDRRALTEIPRRYAVETGKSLEGRWPATGQQYSLFVLGPNGFHRDFVDAGSQGGIEIETMYDVEGSRLGIRCKNTGGAMRRFIVTPRAYTKEGATLDVDPMGTADAWFDVSTSGRWYDFSVTVEEEAPFSRRVAGRIENGEPSVTDPAMGTPG is encoded by the coding sequence GTGTCGAAGCTGAGCAGGCGTTCCTTTCTTCAGATGAGCAGCCTTGCCGCGGGCGGTTGGGTCTTTCCGGGCTGCATCGAGAAGGCGGTCGAGATTCCGGCCCACGTGAAGACACGCTCGATCATGGACGTCGAGCACGTGGTGATCCTCATCCAGGAGAACCGCTCGTTCGACCACTATTTCGGCACGATGCGCGGCGTGCGTGGCTTCGGGGACCGGTTCACCATTCCCCTGGCAGAGGAGGAGAGCGTCTTTCGGCAGCGCAGCGGCGCGGAGGTGATTTTGCCCTATCACCTCGATTCGACGGCCGGCAACGCCCAGCGCGTGGACGGCACGCCCCACAGCTTCGTCGACGGACACGAAGCCTGGGATCACGGCCGGTACGGCCAATGGCCCGCGTGGAAAGCGCCGCAGTCGATGGGGTATTACAAGCGCGCCGAGCTCGAATTCCAGTTCGCGCTCGCCGAAGCGTTCACGGTCTGCGACGCGTACTTCTGCGGCGCCCACACCAGCACGAACCCGAACCGCCTTATTGCGTTCACCGGCACCATCGACAGCCTCGGCCAGCACGGCGGCCCGGCCATCGACAACTCGCACGACTTCCTGGGCGCCATCGAAGCGGGATACACCTGGAAGACGTACGCCGAGCGGCTCGAAGAAGCGGGGATCTCGTGGCTGGTCTATCAGGACTATGCCGACAACTTCTCCGACAACCCGCTCATCGGCTTCCAGACGTTCCGACAGGCATTTTTCGAGGACCAGGAATCGCCGCTCTTCAAGAAAGGCATCTCGTCGAGGCTTTCGAACCAGAACCTCGATGGATTTCGGGAAGACGTGCTCGCGGGGCGCTTGCCGCGTGTCTCCTGGATCGTCGGGCCGGCGGATTATTCCGAGCATCCGGGCCCGTCGAGCCCCGTGCAGGGCGCCTGGTACGTGCAGCAGGTCCTCGAGGCGCTCATCGAGAATCCCGAGGTCTTCAGCAAAACGGTTCTTTTCGTCACGTTCGATGAAAACGACGGCTTTTTTGATCACGTGCCGCCGCCTTGCGCTCCCTCGCGGCGTGACGACGGCGTGCTCATGGGAGCGAGCACGGTGGACGATACGGGAGAGCGTTATGATGACACGCTCACCGAGCCGCTCGGAGGTCACCCGCACGGGCCCGGCGTGCGTGTTCCCATGTGGGTCGTCTCGCCGTGGAGCCGTGGCGGGTTCGTCTGCTCCGAGACCTTCGATCACACGTCGATCCTGCGCTTCCTCGAAGCTCGATTCGGCGTGAAAGAGACCAACATCAGCCCCTATCGGCGCGCGATGTGCGGCGACCTCCTCTCGGCGTTCGACTTCGTGACGCCGAACGACGAAGACCTGCCCGAATGGCCGAGCCTCACGCAGGAAGAGGCCGATGCCCTTCGTGCGGAGCAAGAGAAACTCGCGCAGGTGACGGTGCCGACGGGGGAAAACGGCTCGCTCCCGCAGCAGGAGACAGGGACACGGCCGTCACGCGCGCTGCCCTACGAGATCGATGTCCGGTGCGTGATCGACGGGGACGAGGCCGTGCTCTCCTTCGTGAACACCGGCAAAGCAGGGGCCGTGTTTCACGTGTACGACCGGCGCGCGCTCACGGAGATCCCGCGGCGTTATGCCGTGGAAACGGGCAAATCCCTCGAAGGGCGGTGGCCGGCGACCGGACAGCAATATTCGCTCTTCGTGCTCGGGCCGAACGGTTTTCATCGTGATTTCGTGGATGCCGGGTCGCAGGGCGGGATCGAAATCGAGACGATGTACGACGTGGAGGGGTCACGCCTCGGGATTCGCTGCAAGAATACGGGGGGGGCCATGCGCCGTTTCATCGTGACGCCACGCGCGTACACGAAGGAGGGCGCGACGCTCGACGTCGACCCGATGGGCACGGCGGACGCGTGGTTCGACGTGTCCACGAGCGGCCGCTGGTACGACTTCTCCGTGACCGTGGAGGAGGAGGCGCCTTTCAGCCGTCGTGTCGCGGGGCGCATCGAAAATGGGGAGCCGTCGGTCACCGATCCGGCGATGGGGACGCCCGGGTGA
- a CDS encoding B12-binding domain-containing radical SAM protein — translation MKVRIVVDYVPRYRHGHQWHFVPPVTGIHLAAITPSEHEVEVIHEQVRPVPVDTTPDVVALSFFSGFARRAYQLADRYRALGVRVVAGGPHVSYWTEEALEHVDVVVTGEAESVWPELLRDLERGTPRRVYRGEPASLAGLPTPRYDLLEDRFLVPRVLQATRGCPFTCSFCTVPDLNPGFRVRPVDDVVRDIATTRFPRFWQDKVAWFWDDNLLVQRRWAKELLRAMVGLDRWWLTQASIDIVKDRELLDLMERSGCIGIFLGIESLDEADLRSVDKRQNRVREYRDAIERLHDRGICVMAGFISGFDDQTPEAIVATADRLNAVGVDVPFLSVLTPFRGTPLYDEYLREGRILTERDWGHYTGYGVAFRPAKMRPDELLTAHRRLWNRAFSPALVMDRLARGARQLSRGGMMLSAAMNGFYGLKQLMGNEPASPPIDGEGRIVHPDPREAPLRLSQLGVRRAEKKSAAGREEAPSAAPIASAAGLR, via the coding sequence ATGAAGGTGAGGATCGTCGTCGATTACGTGCCCCGCTACCGTCACGGTCATCAATGGCACTTCGTCCCGCCCGTGACGGGGATCCACCTCGCGGCGATCACGCCGTCCGAGCACGAGGTGGAGGTCATTCACGAGCAAGTGCGCCCCGTCCCCGTCGATACGACGCCGGATGTCGTCGCCCTCTCGTTTTTCTCGGGATTCGCCCGCCGCGCGTATCAGCTCGCCGATCGTTACCGTGCGCTCGGCGTGCGTGTGGTCGCCGGCGGCCCGCACGTCTCGTACTGGACCGAAGAGGCCCTCGAACATGTCGACGTGGTCGTCACCGGCGAGGCCGAGTCGGTGTGGCCCGAGCTTTTGCGTGATCTCGAGCGGGGAACACCGCGCCGCGTGTACCGCGGGGAGCCGGCATCGCTCGCTGGATTGCCGACGCCCCGGTACGATCTGCTCGAAGACCGCTTCCTCGTCCCGCGCGTCCTCCAGGCCACGCGGGGCTGTCCCTTCACGTGCAGCTTCTGCACCGTGCCCGATTTGAACCCGGGCTTCCGCGTGCGTCCGGTGGACGACGTCGTGCGCGACATCGCGACCACGCGGTTCCCTCGTTTCTGGCAGGACAAGGTCGCCTGGTTCTGGGACGACAATCTCCTCGTCCAGCGGCGCTGGGCCAAGGAGCTGCTCCGCGCGATGGTGGGCCTCGATCGGTGGTGGCTGACGCAGGCGTCGATCGACATCGTCAAGGATCGCGAGCTGCTCGACCTCATGGAGCGATCCGGATGCATCGGCATCTTCCTCGGCATCGAGAGCCTCGACGAGGCGGATCTCCGCAGCGTCGACAAACGCCAGAATCGGGTGCGCGAATACCGCGACGCGATCGAGCGCCTCCACGACCGGGGGATCTGCGTGATGGCCGGCTTCATCTCGGGCTTCGACGATCAAACGCCGGAGGCGATCGTCGCGACCGCCGATCGCCTCAACGCCGTGGGCGTGGACGTGCCCTTCCTGAGCGTGCTCACCCCCTTCCGCGGCACACCGCTTTACGACGAGTACCTGCGCGAAGGCCGGATCCTCACGGAGCGCGACTGGGGCCATTACACCGGCTACGGCGTGGCCTTCCGACCCGCGAAAATGCGCCCCGACGAGCTGCTCACGGCGCACCGGCGGCTCTGGAACCGCGCCTTCTCGCCGGCGCTGGTGATGGATCGGCTCGCGCGTGGAGCCCGGCAATTGAGCCGCGGCGGGATGATGCTGTCGGCGGCGATGAACGGATTTTACGGACTGAAACAGCTCATGGGCAATGAGCCGGCATCGCCGCCCATCGACGGAGAGGGGCGGATCGTGCACCCCGATCCGAGGGAGGCGCCGTTACGGCTGTCGCAACTCGGCGTGCGGCGCGCTGAAAAGAAGAGCGCCGCGGGACGTGAAGAAGCGCCCTCCGCGGCACCCATTGCCAGCGCGGCAGGCCTTCGGTGA
- a CDS encoding M23 family metallopeptidase: MKRQPPSRRRKIALLSFVLGHVLSWAAYAFDGAPLHPPVDGVSPARIPPSFGAPRDGRRSRHQGIDILAPRGTPVRSAAWGVVVEIEKQPRGGNVVFVAGRGALLFFYAHLNGYAPGLHVGQVVSKGTLLGYVGDSGNANGVPHLHFEARPAATLFAPIDPLLLMRPRRAAPAERIFAALATIAEPR, encoded by the coding sequence GTGAAGCGCCAGCCGCCCTCCCGACGAAGAAAGATCGCGCTCCTGAGCTTCGTGCTCGGCCACGTCTTGTCATGGGCGGCTTATGCCTTCGACGGCGCTCCTCTTCACCCGCCGGTCGATGGCGTGTCGCCCGCGCGCATTCCACCCTCCTTTGGCGCGCCGCGCGACGGCCGGCGTTCGCGCCATCAAGGCATCGACATCCTCGCGCCCCGTGGCACGCCGGTGCGCAGCGCCGCGTGGGGGGTGGTGGTGGAGATCGAAAAGCAGCCGCGCGGCGGGAACGTCGTCTTCGTGGCCGGTCGTGGGGCACTGCTTTTCTTTTATGCGCACCTCAATGGGTACGCCCCAGGGCTTCATGTCGGGCAGGTCGTCTCCAAAGGAACACTCCTCGGCTACGTGGGGGACAGCGGGAACGCGAATGGTGTCCCTCACTTGCACTTCGAGGCGCGCCCCGCCGCGACGCTCTTCGCGCCCATCGATCCTCTGCTCTTGATGCGACCGCGGCGCGCGGCACCGGCCGAGCGTATCTTCGCCGCGCTCGCGACGATTGCGGAGCCGCGGTGA
- a CDS encoding LytR/AlgR family response regulator transcription factor: MTTLRVLVADDEKLARARLFRLLGAIEGVAVAGECDRGDAVRAALGRGGIDVILLDIEMPGLSGLEALRLLPEPRPYVIFCTAHAEYAVSAFELGAVDYLLKPVEAGRLQIAIERARRVVHAAKTDAPRPAARRLAIETREGVLLLDPAEIAFAELDGALVTIAVGGRRVLTVLSLAALEERLPADTFVRVHRRALLNLEHVSLLEPTPSGGYLARMKDGQAVEVSRQAARELRRALGITRGAGGDED; encoded by the coding sequence GTGACGACGTTGCGGGTGCTCGTCGCGGACGATGAAAAGCTCGCGCGGGCGCGCCTCTTTCGGCTGCTCGGCGCGATCGAGGGCGTGGCCGTCGCGGGCGAGTGTGATCGCGGCGACGCCGTGCGCGCGGCCCTCGGGCGGGGCGGCATCGATGTGATCCTGCTCGACATCGAGATGCCCGGCCTCAGCGGGCTCGAAGCGCTCCGCTTGTTGCCCGAGCCGCGGCCCTACGTGATTTTCTGCACCGCGCACGCCGAGTACGCCGTCAGCGCATTCGAACTGGGCGCGGTCGATTACCTGCTCAAACCCGTGGAGGCCGGGCGCCTGCAGATCGCCATCGAGCGCGCTCGCCGCGTCGTCCACGCTGCAAAAACAGACGCCCCTCGTCCCGCCGCGCGGCGGCTCGCGATCGAGACCCGCGAGGGCGTGTTGCTCCTCGATCCCGCCGAAATCGCCTTCGCCGAGCTCGACGGCGCGCTCGTCACGATCGCGGTCGGCGGGCGACGCGTGCTCACCGTTCTTTCGCTGGCCGCGCTGGAGGAACGCCTGCCCGCGGACACCTTCGTCCGCGTCCACCGCCGCGCGCTTTTGAACCTCGAACACGTGAGCCTGCTCGAACCCACGCCCTCGGGCGGCTACCTCGCGCGCATGAAGGACGGCCAAGCGGTCGAGGTCTCTCGCCAGGCGGCGAGGGAGCTTCGCCGCGCGCTCGGGATCACGCGCGGGGCGGGCGGCGACGAGGATTGA
- a CDS encoding hemolysin family protein has protein sequence MFALVLVNGVLAGAEIAVVALRGSRLDQLVAEKSRRARAVKELRDDPERFLATVQIGITVIGALAGAFGGATFSEDLAPVLRRVPFLGDHADAIALGLVVVLISYLSLVLGELVPKSLALRYAEKYALLIGRPLLGLSRLTRPLVWFLTASSNVVLRLVGDKTTFTEARLSRDELQQLVGEAAKAGSVDPSAGEIAARALDLPDLSAVQVMVPRPRVVSLPHDAPLDEVRRIVAAHGHTRMPVYEGDLDHVIGYVNVKDVFTRASGETPFTVKEVLRPPYFVGETMRAVSLLDAMKNRRTQLAIVVDELGATSGIVTLEDLVEELVGDVFSEHEAPEPELVRREPDGTFLVLGSAPVHDVNRELGLDLPTGEGFSTLAGLVLDLARSIPPVGARLETPDGTSLEVVEATPRHVKKVRIRRPVPLQQTH, from the coding sequence ATCTTCGCGCTCGTGCTGGTGAACGGCGTCCTCGCCGGCGCCGAGATCGCGGTCGTGGCCCTGCGGGGCTCGCGGCTCGATCAGCTCGTGGCCGAGAAGAGCAGGCGCGCGCGCGCCGTGAAAGAGCTCCGCGACGATCCCGAGCGGTTCCTCGCCACCGTGCAGATCGGCATCACCGTCATCGGCGCGCTCGCGGGCGCGTTCGGCGGTGCCACCTTCTCCGAGGATCTCGCGCCCGTGCTCCGGCGTGTCCCCTTTCTCGGAGATCACGCGGACGCCATCGCGCTGGGCCTCGTGGTCGTGCTGATTTCCTACCTCTCGCTCGTCCTCGGCGAGCTCGTGCCCAAGTCGCTCGCGCTGCGATACGCGGAGAAGTATGCGCTGCTCATCGGGAGGCCGCTCCTCGGCCTCTCTCGGCTCACGCGCCCGCTCGTCTGGTTCTTGACCGCGAGCTCGAACGTCGTGCTCCGCCTCGTCGGGGACAAAACCACCTTCACCGAGGCGCGGCTCTCGCGAGACGAGCTGCAGCAGCTCGTCGGGGAGGCGGCGAAGGCCGGCTCGGTCGACCCGAGCGCAGGCGAGATCGCCGCCCGCGCGCTTGATTTGCCCGATCTGTCTGCGGTGCAGGTCATGGTCCCGCGCCCGCGCGTGGTGAGCCTGCCGCACGATGCGCCGCTCGACGAGGTGCGCCGCATCGTCGCCGCGCATGGGCATACACGAATGCCGGTCTACGAAGGGGATCTGGATCACGTCATCGGTTACGTAAACGTGAAGGACGTCTTCACGCGCGCCTCGGGCGAAACGCCATTCACCGTGAAGGAGGTGTTGCGACCCCCGTATTTCGTCGGCGAGACCATGCGCGCGGTCTCGCTCCTCGACGCGATGAAGAACCGCCGCACGCAGCTCGCCATCGTGGTCGACGAGCTCGGCGCGACGAGCGGCATCGTCACGCTCGAAGACCTCGTCGAGGAGCTCGTGGGCGACGTCTTCAGCGAACACGAAGCGCCCGAGCCGGAGCTCGTACGGCGCGAGCCGGATGGGACGTTCCTCGTCCTCGGCAGCGCGCCGGTGCACGATGTGAACCGCGAGCTCGGGCTCGACTTGCCCACCGGCGAGGGTTTTTCGACCCTCGCGGGGCTCGTCCTCGATCTTGCGCGAAGCATCCCCCCAGTCGGGGCGCGGCTCGAGACGCCGGACGGGACGAGCCTCGAGGTCGTCGAGGCCACCCCACGACACGTCAAAAAGGTGAGAATCAGGCGGCCCGTTCCCCTGCAGCAGACGCATTGA
- a CDS encoding cation diffusion facilitator family transporter — protein sequence MATPSSLPAVIAALAANALVTLLKFVAFFLSGSGAMLSEAIHSAADTGNQLLLFIGLKRGARQGDEEFPYGYGGERFVFGLLSAAGIFFIGCGVTVYHGIEGLRDPHPTSVNVVTFVVLGLSFLIEGGALLFAVRSIAAQRGSMPFARYVREKADPASVAILLEDGAAVLGLLLAAGGIIASYHTGSPVWDSIASILVGLLLGFVAIHLVTQNRDLLIGMAVPDGVEETFVRVLRERPSVRGVRDVKSRRITPELYKLKAEVTFEPAFLAARLDQALPPQPGALSGAERETTLRTVADGALRAISDEIDAIEVAVRAVIPEAGHIDIEVDHHLEERRAEATHDHAPRRAPDAQMWD from the coding sequence ATGGCGACCCCTTCCTCCTTGCCCGCCGTGATTGCCGCGCTCGCCGCGAACGCGCTGGTGACGCTCCTCAAGTTCGTGGCCTTTTTCCTGTCCGGCTCGGGCGCGATGCTCTCGGAGGCCATCCACAGCGCTGCGGACACGGGCAACCAGCTCTTGCTCTTCATCGGGCTGAAGCGCGGCGCGCGCCAAGGCGACGAAGAATTCCCTTATGGATACGGCGGCGAGCGCTTCGTGTTCGGCTTGCTCTCGGCCGCGGGCATCTTCTTCATCGGCTGCGGGGTCACCGTGTACCACGGCATCGAGGGGCTGCGTGATCCCCACCCGACCTCGGTGAACGTGGTGACGTTCGTGGTCCTCGGCCTCTCGTTCCTCATCGAGGGGGGCGCGCTGCTCTTCGCCGTTCGGAGCATCGCCGCGCAGCGCGGGAGCATGCCTTTCGCCCGGTACGTGCGCGAGAAAGCGGATCCCGCGTCGGTGGCGATCCTGCTCGAGGACGGCGCCGCCGTGCTGGGCCTGCTCCTCGCCGCAGGCGGCATCATCGCGTCGTACCACACGGGGAGCCCGGTCTGGGATTCGATTGCGTCCATCCTCGTCGGCTTGCTCCTCGGGTTCGTGGCGATCCACCTCGTCACGCAGAATCGTGATTTGCTCATTGGGATGGCCGTCCCCGACGGCGTGGAGGAAACGTTTGTCCGCGTGCTGCGCGAGCGGCCCAGCGTCCGCGGGGTGCGTGACGTGAAGAGCCGGCGGATCACGCCCGAGCTCTACAAGCTCAAAGCCGAGGTCACGTTCGAACCGGCGTTCCTCGCAGCCCGGCTCGATCAGGCGTTGCCCCCGCAGCCCGGCGCGCTCTCGGGCGCGGAACGCGAAACGACGCTCCGGACGGTGGCGGATGGCGCCCTCCGCGCCATCAGCGACGAAATCGACGCCATCGAGGTGGCCGTCCGCGCTGTGATCCCGGAGGCGGGGCACATCGATATCGAGGTCGACCATCACCTCGAGGAGCGACGCGCCGAAGCGACGCACGATCACGCGCCTCGTCGGGCGCCGGACGCTCAGATGTGGGATTGA
- a CDS encoding Kazal-type serine protease inhibitor domain-containing protein yields the protein MFRSNTPTVLALALLVLPACGSSVDSGGEQTGYTKDEARAMNGVTKEGTDVCALEGWYDDGTCDDFCVVDDGDCVVVGDTLCSEEAGMPCEEGFFCDFPIDTMCGAIIDQLGTCKPTPEACDHNYDPVCGCDGQTHANACTANAAGTSVASAGSCP from the coding sequence ATGTTTCGATCGAATACGCCCACCGTCCTCGCGCTCGCGCTCCTCGTGTTGCCTGCCTGCGGAAGCAGCGTCGATTCGGGCGGCGAGCAAACGGGCTACACCAAGGACGAGGCCCGCGCGATGAACGGCGTCACGAAGGAAGGCACCGACGTTTGCGCCCTCGAAGGCTGGTACGACGACGGCACGTGTGACGACTTCTGTGTGGTCGACGACGGCGACTGCGTGGTCGTCGGCGACACGTTGTGCAGCGAAGAAGCCGGCATGCCGTGTGAAGAAGGGTTTTTCTGCGACTTCCCGATCGACACGATGTGCGGGGCGATCATCGATCAGCTCGGGACCTGCAAGCCCACGCCCGAGGCGTGCGACCACAACTACGATCCGGTGTGCGGCTGCGACGGCCAGACGCATGCCAACGCGTGCACTGCGAACGCCGCCGGCACGAGCGTCGCGTCGGCGGGGAGCTGCCCCTGA
- a CDS encoding STAS/SEC14 domain-containing protein — MSPPLEWMCGKQRLWLEAPDFLCMEMHGTLDVAEVDAYKSLVYELGDRYGTFAFLADMRDLGGIPPDARSRLARAARPYPYRAIAVHGTSFTLGIVAAMVVKAGRALAPGAFPFELAFFKTEAQARAHLLPFRDPPPPRP; from the coding sequence ATGAGCCCTCCGCTCGAGTGGATGTGCGGGAAGCAACGCTTATGGTTGGAGGCCCCGGATTTCCTGTGCATGGAGATGCACGGCACCTTGGATGTCGCGGAGGTTGATGCTTACAAGAGCCTCGTGTACGAGCTCGGCGACCGCTACGGCACGTTCGCGTTCCTCGCAGACATGCGCGACCTCGGAGGCATCCCTCCCGATGCGCGGTCGAGGCTCGCCCGGGCCGCTCGTCCGTATCCGTACCGCGCCATCGCCGTGCATGGCACGAGCTTCACGCTCGGAATCGTGGCGGCGATGGTCGTCAAAGCGGGCCGCGCGCTCGCCCCTGGCGCTTTCCCATTCGAACTCGCTTTTTTCAAGACGGAGGCCCAGGCCCGCGCGCACCTCTTACCCTTCCGCGATCCGCCGCCGCCGCGCCCATGA
- a CDS encoding sensor histidine kinase, producing MTANVASGSEQPSEPLALATLRALAAPRRLVPILVVFVSLLIAQARSGGSASLAVGVALCASFTLLAPVSWRVIAADRPTLLRILAYAALGVIVVFGIGGVIPRWLRLPPSLLTAPWNLLSSLALYWVGGWGLGRDIDLEARLVAQRERAEKLAREAERAQLLALRAHLDPHFLFNTLNAIAEWCRVDGAVAEQAVLRLASMLRAVLAGVRAEWWPLEQELALVHTLFELFSLRDPSRFTVVTEIDPDASPWPVPPLVLLPLAENAMKHGPGAGHKGEVRLAIQCTKGALRITLSNPGPYTGPRSGSDGLPTVERRLALAYDGRARLSIRGEGDHTRVDLELPEVSS from the coding sequence ATGACGGCGAACGTGGCCTCCGGATCCGAGCAGCCTTCCGAGCCCCTCGCGCTCGCGACCCTCCGCGCCCTCGCCGCGCCGCGCCGCCTCGTCCCGATCCTCGTGGTGTTCGTCTCGCTCCTCATCGCGCAGGCGCGCTCCGGCGGCTCGGCCTCGCTCGCGGTCGGCGTCGCGCTCTGCGCCTCGTTCACGCTGCTCGCGCCGGTCTCGTGGCGCGTGATCGCCGCCGATCGCCCCACGCTGCTGCGCATCCTCGCTTATGCGGCGCTCGGCGTGATCGTGGTCTTCGGCATCGGCGGCGTGATCCCTCGCTGGCTCCGCCTACCGCCGAGCTTGCTCACCGCCCCGTGGAACCTGCTCAGCTCGCTCGCGCTCTACTGGGTCGGCGGCTGGGGGCTCGGTCGGGACATCGATCTCGAAGCGCGGCTCGTCGCCCAGCGGGAGCGCGCCGAGAAGCTCGCACGCGAGGCGGAGCGCGCGCAGCTCCTCGCCCTGCGCGCGCACCTCGATCCCCATTTCCTTTTCAACACGCTGAACGCCATCGCCGAGTGGTGCCGCGTCGATGGCGCGGTCGCCGAGCAGGCCGTGCTGCGCCTGGCGTCGATGCTGCGCGCGGTCCTCGCCGGCGTGCGCGCCGAATGGTGGCCGCTCGAGCAGGAGCTCGCGCTCGTGCATACACTCTTCGAACTCTTCAGCCTGCGCGATCCGTCGCGATTCACCGTGGTCACGGAGATCGATCCGGACGCCTCGCCCTGGCCGGTGCCGCCGCTCGTGCTCCTGCCGCTCGCGGAAAACGCGATGAAACACGGCCCCGGCGCGGGGCACAAGGGAGAGGTGCGCCTCGCGATCCAATGCACGAAAGGCGCGCTCCGCATCACACTCTCGAATCCAGGCCCCTACACGGGCCCGAGGTCCGGCAGCGACGGGCTGCCCACCGTGGAGCGAAGGCTCGCGCTCGCCTACGACGGGCGCGCGCGCCTCTCGATACGCGGCGAAGGCGACCACACGCGGGTCGACCTCGAGCTGCCGGAGGTGAGCTCGTGA